One genomic region from Gossypium hirsutum isolate 1008001.06 chromosome D13, Gossypium_hirsutum_v2.1, whole genome shotgun sequence encodes:
- the LOC107937984 gene encoding probable glycosyltransferase At5g03795 → MGHELKSLTQLDTRKLIWLIGITFAVIVTFQYIELPYGNVLWSLFPSGKVSVDEKSSFLASGPSFAESGFYFNGTNAGNETVHDDEIFEGKDIDTDVITEADVGLNKSSTFDEGTKAWKESSTAEPVELNNNSTADKAGNETAHDDEIFEGRDIDTDVITEADVGFNKSSTFDEGTKAWKESSTAEPVELNKNSTVDNAGNETAHDDEIFEGRDIDTDIITEADVGLNKSSTFNEGTKAPKESSTAELVELNKNSTVNNAESSKSEKFEKDSNITSLNNLNQTGAVNETAKADDFTPEVGLNRSSILDKELDERSNITVLNMAESSNNKSVAENVGTSEESFASKNDTVDINTSNNNAPDTGLDTTNSTSEKGVETNISAPVVSFNSSISSVEQHVTPSFDKNEKPKPKPIQNDFTKPSDNSSPRKAPKMKKKPEMLPPAVTTIADMNNLLYQSRVSYESPTPKWSSRADKVLLEARLQIENAPIIKNDPQLYAPLFRNLSMFKRSYELMENTLKVYVYKEGKRPIVHTPVLRGIYASEGWFMKQLETNKKFVTKNPRDAHLFYLPFSSRMLEETLYVPDSHSHKNLIEYLKNYVDTIAAKYPFWNRTEGADHFLVACHDWAPSETRNHMANCIRALCNSDVREGYVFGKDVSLPETYVRNPQKPLRDLGGNPPSKRPILAFFAGSMHGYLRPILLEQWGNKDPDMKIFGKMPNVKGKMNYIRHMKSSKYCLCPRGYEVNSPRVVEAIFYECVPVIISDNFVPPFFEVLNWESFSVFILEKDIPNLKKILLSIPDKRYRQMQLRVKKIQQHFLWHPKPEKYDIFHMILHSVWYNRVFQMKPR, encoded by the exons ATGGGGCATGAACTTAAATCTTTGACTCAATTGGATACCAGAAAATTGATTTGGCTTATAGGAATAACGTTTGCCGTGATTGTAACATTCCAGTATATTGAACTTCCATACGGCAACGTTTTGTGGTCATTATTTCCTTCCGGTAAGGTTTCGGTTGATGAAAAAAGTAGCTTCTTAGCTAGTGGTCCGTCGTTTGCTGAGTCTGGTTTCTACTTTAATGGTACAAATGCCGGTAATGAGACGGTTCACGATGATGAGATCTTCGAAGGGAAAGACATAGATACTGATGTTATAACAGAAGCAGATGTGGGGTTGAATAAATCTTCTACATTCGATGAAGGTACCAAAGCTTGGAAGGAGTCTTCGACTGCTGAACCGGTAgagttaaataataattcaacagCGGACAAAGCCGGTAATGAGACAGCTCATGATGATGAGATCTTTGAAGGGAGAGACATAGATACTGATGTTATAACAGAAGCAGATGTGGGCTTCAATAAATCTTCTACATTCGATGAAGGTACTAAAGCTTGGAAGGAGTCTTCAACTGCTGAACCGGTAGAGTTAAATAAGAATTCAACAGTGGACAACGCCGGTAATGAGACAGCTCATGATGATGAGATCTTTGAAGGGAGAGACATAGATACTGATATTATAACAGAAGCAGATGTGGGCTTGAATAAATCTTCTACATTCAATGAAGGTACCAAAGCTCCGAAGGAGTCTTCAACTGCTGAACTGGTAGAGTTAAATAAGAATTCGACAGTGAATAATGCTGAAAGTTCAAAATCGGAAAAGTTTGAGAAGGACAGTAACATCACAAGTTTAAATAATCTGAACCAAACTGGTGCTGTTAATGAAACAGCTAAAGCAGATGATTTCACACCAGAAGTAGGCTTGAATAGGTCTTCCATATTAGATAAGGAACTCGATGAACGAAGCAACATTACCGTGTTGAACATGGCGGAAAGTTCCAATAATAAGAGTGTTGCAGAGAATGTTGGCACAAGCGAGGAAAGTTTTGCTTCGAAGAATGATACTGTTGATATTAACACTTCAAACAACAATGCCCCAGATACCGGCCTTGATACAACTAATAGTACCTCGGAGAAAGGTGTTGAGACAAATATCAGTGCTCCTGTTGTGTCTTTCAATTCCAGTATATCTTCAGTGGAGCAACATGTGACACCAAGTTTCGACAAGAACGAAAAACCGAAACCGAAACCGATTCAGAATGATTTCACCAAACCAAGTGATAATTCTTCTCCCCGTAAAGCTCCTAAGATGAAGAAAAAGCCTGAGATGCTACCACCTGCAGTAACTACAATAGCTGATATGAACAATTTGTTATATCAGAGTCGTGTTTCATATGAATCTCCG ACACCAAAATGGTCTTCAAGAGCAGACAAAGTTCTACTAGAAGCAAGATTGCAGATCGAGAATGCACCCATTATAAAGAATGATCCACAACTTTATGCACCTCTTTTTCGGAACCTTTCTATGTTCAAAAG GAGCTATGAATTGATGGAGAACACACTCAAAGTATATGTCTACAAGGAAGGAAAAAGACCCATAGTACATACACCAGTTCTCAGGGGTATTTATGCCTCTGAAGGATGGTTCATGAAGCAACtagaaactaataaaaaatttgtCACTAAAAACCCAAGAGATGCCCATCTGTTTTACTTACCTTTCAGTTCAAGAATGTTAGAGGAAACTTTATATGTGCCTGATTCTCATAGTCATAAGAACCTTATAGAGTATTTGAAGAACTACGTTGACACAATTGCGGCAAAATATCCTTTCTGGAACAGAACTGAAGGAGCTGATCATTTTCTGGTTGCTTGCCATGACTGG GCACCATCTGAAACAAGAAATCACATGGCCAATTGCATAAGAGCCCTATGCAATTCAGATGTTAGAGAAGGTTATGTTTTTGGCAAGGACGTGTCTCTTCCCGAGACTTATGTCCGGAACCCGCAGAAACCTCTTAGAGATCTCGGAGGCAACCCTCCATCTAAGAGACCGATCTTGGCTTTCTTTGCAGGAAGCATGCATGGTTATTTAAGGCCAATCCTGTTAGAGCAGTGGGGAAATAAAGACCCTGACATGAAAATCTTTGGCAAAATGCCTAATGTTAAGGGGAAAATGAACTATATTCGGCACATGAAGAGCAGCAAGTACTGCCTTTGTCCGAGAGGGTACGAAGTTAATAGTCCAAGAGTGGTAGAGGCCATCTTCTATGAATGTGTCCCAGTGATCATATCCGACAATTTCGTGCCTCCATTTTTCGAAGTTTTGAACTGGGAATCATTTTCTGTATTCATTTTAGAAAAGGATATTCCAAACTTGAAGAAGATCCTCTTATCGATCCCCGACAAGCGGTACCGGCAGATGCAGCTGAGAGTCAAAAAGATACAGCAACATTTTCTTTGGCATCCAAAGCCTGAGAAGTATGATATATTTCATATGATTCTTCACTCAGTTTGGTACAATAGAGTTTTCCAAATGAAACCAAggtaa